Proteins encoded within one genomic window of Synechococcus sp. PCC 7335:
- a CDS encoding sensor histidine kinase KdpD, producing the protein MGAPDQLLPTISALVALGEFAQDDHNGEIFSIPTLSEGLAAEVRQQRAKHEWTGAIAALTQLLNQQTQIASSRNSRKLSKQKPQALLLTGPVPLLNDPDLIPRISNWTFVSQASEELSSFNALSPVEQIFKKTFQKQAHTTHLLPLLENDPLIQEQFALVFTEQFSLILVLGEDADSELSFQFSFMPEVVNSVWRLLRSRIMLTRPQQLDFIEKFVEKFAPKAPCYRIVSQFNRWMLACLPQSRLIQSDSQSNLQNHSLYNSPGSLPRNLSDRLGSNASQDSENPGSKADEQPSDSAFLQAMAHEIRTPLTTIRTYTRSLLKRKDLHPQVIKRLESIDRECTQQIDRFSLIFKAVELEAASQSLKSPLSAIALSQVFQEAIPQWQQAAQRRNLSLEVGLPPNLPMVASDPTMLQHVLTGLVELFTHSVSQGSHIQLHVFHAGNQLKLQFQSQSDPKQPNLQPTCTAPPLQSLGHLLMFQPETGGLSLNLEATKNLFHALGAKLTVRERSDQSMTWTVFLPLETSGLQSYPIV; encoded by the coding sequence ATGGGCGCACCAGATCAGCTTTTACCCACTATTAGCGCATTGGTTGCTTTGGGAGAGTTTGCCCAAGATGATCATAATGGTGAGATATTTAGCATTCCTACGCTTAGTGAAGGGCTAGCTGCAGAGGTTCGGCAGCAAAGAGCTAAACACGAGTGGACCGGTGCGATCGCTGCCCTTACCCAACTGCTCAACCAGCAAACGCAGATAGCTTCTAGCAGGAATAGTAGAAAGCTATCCAAGCAGAAGCCTCAGGCGCTGTTACTGACAGGTCCGGTTCCTCTCCTAAACGATCCTGATCTGATTCCACGGATTTCTAATTGGACTTTTGTCTCTCAAGCCTCGGAAGAACTTAGTTCTTTCAACGCGCTCTCCCCAGTAGAGCAGATATTTAAGAAGACATTTCAAAAGCAGGCGCATACCACTCACCTATTACCACTTTTGGAAAACGATCCGTTGATTCAAGAGCAGTTCGCTTTAGTCTTCACGGAGCAGTTTTCGCTAATTTTGGTCTTGGGTGAAGATGCCGATAGCGAGCTGAGCTTCCAGTTTTCGTTCATGCCTGAGGTGGTTAACTCGGTATGGCGTTTGCTGCGCTCCCGTATTATGTTGACTCGTCCTCAACAGCTAGATTTTATTGAAAAGTTCGTTGAAAAGTTTGCGCCTAAAGCGCCCTGCTATCGAATTGTCAGTCAGTTTAATCGCTGGATGCTAGCTTGCTTACCACAAAGTCGTTTGATTCAAAGCGACTCGCAATCCAATCTGCAGAACCATTCCCTATACAATTCACCAGGCAGCTTACCCCGTAATTTGTCAGACAGACTAGGAAGCAACGCGTCCCAAGATAGCGAAAATCCAGGTTCAAAAGCCGACGAGCAACCTTCTGATAGTGCCTTTTTACAGGCAATGGCACATGAAATTCGCACGCCATTAACCACCATTCGAACCTATACTCGGTCGCTACTTAAGCGTAAAGATCTCCATCCCCAGGTGATTAAGCGTCTAGAAAGTATTGACCGCGAATGTACTCAGCAAATTGATCGATTCAGCTTAATCTTTAAGGCAGTCGAGCTAGAAGCGGCTAGTCAGTCACTGAAATCACCTTTGAGTGCGATCGCGCTCAGCCAAGTCTTCCAGGAGGCAATTCCTCAGTGGCAACAGGCTGCACAGCGTCGTAATCTTTCTTTGGAAGTGGGTCTGCCGCCAAATCTGCCGATGGTTGCCAGTGATCCCACTATGCTGCAACACGTCCTTACTGGCCTAGTCGAACTTTTCACCCACAGCGTTTCTCAGGGCAGTCATATCCAGCTTCACGTTTTTCATGCGGGTAATCAGCTAAAGCTCCAGTTTCAATCCCAAAGCGATCCGAAGCAGCCTAACTTGCAGCCTACTTGCACCGCTCCGCCACTTCAGTCGCTTGGTCATCTACTGATGTTCCAACCAGAAACCGGCGGCCTGAGTCTCAACCTAGAAGCCACCAAAAATCTCTTTCATGCGTTAGGCGCTAAGCTGACCGTGCGTGAGCGCTCCGATCAAAGTATGACTTGGACAGTTTTCTT
- the ilvB gene encoding biosynthetic-type acetolactate synthase large subunit: MASPATFTLDSSKATQRVSGAYALIDSLVRHGVEHIFGYPGGAILPIYDALHHAEAKGQVQHILVRHEQGASHAADGYARATGKVGVCFATSGPGATNLVTGIATAQMDSIPMVVVTGQVTRAAIGTDAFQETDIYGITLPIVKHSYVVRDPNQMSQIVAEAFHIAKTGRPGPVLIDVPKDVGIEEIDYIPVEPGDVKIPGYSPQIDIDDNLVDEAIELLQASERPLLYVGGGAIASGAHAEIKALAEAFYAPMTNTLMGKGAVDEHHPLAVGMLGMHGTAYANFAVSECDLLVAIGARFDDRVTGKLDEFASSAKVIHIDIDPAEVGKNRVPEVPIVGDVKAVLARMLDRLSGQAALDVNRSQSWRDQIETWKQDFPLVAPVYPDDISPQSVIVEISKQAPHAYCTTDVGQHQMWAAQFLKNGPRQWISSAGLGTMGFGLPAALGVQVALPEAQVVCVSGDASFQMNLQELATLAQYGIKVKTVILNNGWQGMVRQWQETFFGERYSSSEMAAGMPNFELLAQAFGVKGMVISDPSELEDAIAQMLSHDGPVLLDVHVRRNENCYPMIPPGKSNADMVGLPDKPRPRR, encoded by the coding sequence ATGGCCTCTCCTGCTACGTTTACGTTAGATTCTTCCAAGGCTACCCAGCGAGTTAGTGGTGCTTATGCGCTGATCGATAGTCTGGTACGTCATGGCGTTGAGCACATCTTTGGTTATCCAGGTGGGGCTATTTTGCCCATCTATGACGCCCTCCACCACGCTGAAGCCAAAGGCCAAGTCCAGCATATTTTGGTTCGGCACGAGCAAGGTGCATCGCATGCGGCAGACGGCTATGCCCGGGCGACAGGGAAAGTCGGCGTTTGCTTTGCCACCTCTGGTCCGGGTGCCACTAACCTAGTAACCGGAATTGCCACTGCCCAGATGGATTCAATCCCAATGGTCGTGGTGACTGGACAAGTGACTCGTGCGGCAATTGGGACTGATGCTTTTCAAGAAACAGATATCTATGGGATTACTCTGCCGATTGTGAAGCACTCCTATGTGGTCCGCGATCCCAATCAAATGTCGCAGATTGTGGCAGAGGCGTTCCATATCGCGAAGACGGGTAGACCCGGTCCAGTGCTGATCGATGTGCCAAAAGATGTGGGCATTGAAGAGATTGACTATATTCCGGTTGAGCCTGGGGATGTCAAAATTCCGGGCTATTCTCCTCAGATAGACATTGACGATAATTTGGTAGATGAGGCGATTGAGCTACTACAGGCATCAGAGCGGCCTTTACTCTATGTAGGCGGTGGAGCGATCGCCTCTGGTGCTCACGCCGAGATCAAAGCACTCGCCGAAGCCTTTTATGCCCCGATGACGAATACTTTAATGGGCAAAGGGGCTGTAGACGAACACCACCCGCTTGCCGTTGGCATGCTAGGAATGCATGGCACTGCCTATGCCAACTTTGCGGTGAGCGAGTGTGATTTGCTAGTCGCTATTGGCGCTCGCTTTGACGACCGGGTAACTGGCAAACTAGATGAATTTGCCTCTAGCGCAAAAGTTATCCACATTGACATCGATCCGGCTGAAGTTGGTAAAAACCGGGTACCTGAAGTTCCTATTGTCGGTGATGTCAAGGCTGTTCTAGCGCGGATGCTTGATCGCTTGTCAGGCCAAGCTGCTCTAGATGTCAACAGAAGTCAATCCTGGCGCGATCAAATTGAAACTTGGAAACAAGACTTTCCTCTAGTTGCGCCTGTATACCCAGATGATATTTCACCCCAGTCTGTCATTGTAGAAATTAGTAAGCAAGCCCCTCATGCCTACTGCACAACCGATGTAGGACAGCATCAGATGTGGGCAGCGCAGTTCCTCAAGAATGGTCCGCGCCAGTGGATATCGAGCGCGGGGCTCGGGACGATGGGCTTTGGCCTACCTGCCGCACTAGGTGTTCAGGTGGCTTTGCCTGAGGCTCAGGTAGTGTGTGTCAGTGGAGATGCGAGCTTTCAGATGAATCTGCAAGAGCTAGCAACACTGGCTCAGTACGGTATCAAGGTAAAAACAGTCATCCTTAACAACGGCTGGCAGGGTATGGTGCGCCAGTGGCAAGAAACATTCTTTGGCGAGCGCTATTCTTCTTCTGAGATGGCAGCAGGGATGCCGAACTTTGAGCTGTTGGCCCAGGCATTCGGTGTCAAAGGGATGGTCATTAGCGATCCTAGTGAATTAGAAGATGCGATCGCACAGATGCTGTCTCATGATGGTCCGGTCTTGTTAGATGTACATGTTCGACGCAATGAAAACTGCTATCCCATGATTCCGCCTGGTAAGAGCAATGCAGACATGGTAGGTCTACCTGATAAACCTAGACCGCGGCGTTAA
- a CDS encoding penicillin-binding protein 2, with product MSASSESEHQKESMLQRRRRRSKRLLNTTARTNAGPDIDIRSRTKDVRQRATAKTSRSTHQQFLQPRLIFVWGMLILAIMGLGYRLAHLQIVIASELQAKAKAQQTMQVTPRSARRQIVDRQGNVVAMDQLLYTLYVHPKLFKESSSAIATAISGLIDQDARSLERQFQTQESGIKLASEISSETAKRLRSLGLDGLDLLPSPQRVYPQGQLFSQVTGYVNLDGKPESGIELSQKDQLKYDNTDTREIASSQLVAQDDLKMQLTIDSRLQRIAQENLAATVAEYKAKRGALIVMDAQTGEILTLAVVPTYDPNRYYEADLEYFKNWAVSDLYEPGSTFKPINVAIALENGGIDPNDTIYDEGQIQVGGWPIQNVDYHWEGARGRLSITDVLRYSSNVGMVHIMQALPPADYYAWLEKLGIGQATGIELPGETKGQLKDREQFISRPIEAATTAFGQGFSLTPIQLVQLHSSLANGGEMVKPRVVRGLLDSEGQLSWTPKRTAPKQVFSPETTKQVLAMMKEVVDDGTGSAAKVNGYQIAGKTGTAQKATEQGSYGDQRITSFVGIAPVSDPRYVVLAVVDEPQGENAYGGTVAAPLVKKLLDSLVVLEGIAPDQASPTSVETESAADEPTELEVQN from the coding sequence ATGTCGGCATCTAGCGAATCTGAACACCAGAAGGAATCGATGTTGCAACGACGACGACGACGATCCAAACGCTTATTAAACACTACTGCTAGAACAAATGCTGGCCCTGATATAGATATCCGTTCAAGGACAAAAGACGTTAGACAACGGGCTACAGCCAAGACTAGTCGCAGCACTCACCAACAGTTCTTGCAGCCGCGTTTGATTTTCGTATGGGGTATGCTCATACTGGCCATAATGGGACTGGGCTATCGCCTAGCTCATCTACAGATAGTCATTGCTTCTGAGCTCCAAGCGAAAGCCAAAGCGCAGCAGACAATGCAAGTAACGCCTCGAAGTGCAAGACGGCAGATTGTAGATCGTCAGGGCAACGTAGTGGCGATGGACCAATTGCTGTACACGCTCTATGTTCATCCCAAGCTGTTTAAGGAGTCATCATCAGCGATCGCAACGGCAATCAGCGGCCTGATTGACCAAGACGCACGGTCTTTAGAAAGACAGTTTCAAACTCAAGAGAGCGGTATCAAACTAGCTTCTGAGATCTCAAGTGAGACCGCCAAACGCCTGCGCTCGCTCGGACTAGATGGACTCGATCTGCTACCATCACCGCAAAGGGTATATCCTCAAGGCCAGCTATTCTCGCAGGTCACTGGCTACGTGAATCTCGATGGCAAACCAGAATCAGGAATCGAGTTAAGCCAGAAAGATCAGCTGAAGTACGACAATACTGACACAAGAGAAATTGCATCTTCGCAGCTAGTTGCTCAAGACGATTTGAAGATGCAGTTGACGATTGATAGTCGGCTACAGCGAATTGCCCAGGAAAACTTGGCGGCGACAGTAGCTGAGTATAAAGCAAAGCGCGGTGCTCTCATTGTGATGGATGCTCAAACCGGCGAAATCCTCACATTAGCGGTTGTGCCTACCTACGATCCTAATCGTTATTATGAAGCGGATTTAGAGTATTTCAAGAACTGGGCGGTCAGCGACCTCTACGAACCAGGCTCTACATTTAAACCAATCAACGTGGCGATCGCGCTAGAAAACGGCGGCATCGACCCCAACGACACTATCTACGATGAAGGCCAGATCCAGGTTGGCGGATGGCCAATCCAGAATGTCGACTATCACTGGGAGGGGGCCCGAGGCCGGCTCTCGATTACAGACGTTCTGCGCTATTCAAGTAACGTTGGTATGGTGCATATTATGCAAGCCTTACCGCCAGCCGACTACTATGCGTGGCTAGAGAAATTAGGAATAGGTCAGGCGACTGGTATAGAACTTCCCGGAGAAACTAAGGGCCAGCTTAAGGACCGAGAGCAGTTTATTAGCCGCCCAATCGAAGCAGCAACGACTGCCTTTGGTCAGGGATTCTCGCTAACACCTATCCAGCTAGTACAGCTTCATAGCAGCCTGGCCAACGGTGGTGAGATGGTAAAACCTCGAGTCGTGCGAGGGCTGCTCGACAGTGAGGGCCAACTAAGCTGGACCCCAAAGAGAACCGCGCCTAAGCAAGTCTTTTCGCCTGAGACAACAAAGCAGGTCTTAGCTATGATGAAAGAGGTTGTAGATGACGGCACGGGCTCTGCTGCTAAGGTCAACGGCTATCAGATTGCAGGAAAAACAGGGACCGCCCAGAAAGCAACAGAACAAGGCTCATACGGCGATCAACGGATCACTAGCTTTGTAGGGATTGCCCCGGTCAGCGATCCTCGCTATGTCGTTCTTGCCGTCGTAGACGAGCCTCAAGGCGAAAACGCTTATGGTGGAACTGTCGCCGCCCCTCTAGTCAAAAAGCTGCTGGATTCACTAGTGGTATTAGAAGGGATAGCTCCAGATCAGGCCTCACCTACATCAGTAGAAACTGAGTCAGCCGCAGACGAACCAACAGAATTAGAAGTACAGAATTAG
- a CDS encoding gluconokinase produces the protein MKYILGIDIGTSSTKTIAFDREGRQLARSAQGYSLNAPVPGAAEQNADEILQAVVQTVSQVVANLDPSQLLGLSFSAAMHTLLLLDEDYYPLIPLLTWADSRSDYLVTDICEQDPNLYTRTGLPIHPMSPVVKLVWLSKKYPDRFASAVRVVSIKEYVLYHLCNEWVVDLSIASTTGFLNLEKQDWDPGALQTAGIQVSQLSQIVPTTYQLKMQPGYAKKMNIAAGTPVIVGASDGVLANLGVGAIAPKTAAITLGTSGAVRRVVDKPKTESEAQLFCYALTKSRWVMGGAVNNGGFTLQWTKDSLVPYSIPPDEALEATVEPSHSTYERLTKMAQKVPPGSEGLIFHPHLLGARSPLWDAQARANFFGLGRNHGQAHLVRAVMEGVIYNLHSVFVALESASGEVETLRASGGFALSGLWQQILADVFNRQILVPEVIESSAFGAAVIALVALGEWATLEEVDKRVAIACIRNPIPENVERYQKILPIYGSLLSDLKQHYESLQQAIHS, from the coding sequence ATGAAATACATTCTTGGAATAGATATCGGTACGAGCAGTACAAAGACAATTGCGTTCGATAGAGAAGGCCGACAGCTAGCTCGTAGCGCTCAAGGATATTCACTCAATGCGCCGGTCCCGGGAGCAGCAGAACAGAATGCAGATGAGATTTTGCAAGCGGTAGTACAAACAGTTTCCCAGGTAGTTGCAAACTTAGATCCATCACAGCTATTAGGGCTTTCGTTTAGTGCAGCGATGCACACGCTGCTATTGCTAGATGAGGATTATTACCCTTTGATACCCTTGCTGACCTGGGCCGACAGTCGCAGCGATTATCTCGTTACAGATATTTGTGAGCAAGATCCTAATCTCTATACACGAACGGGCTTGCCGATTCATCCGATGTCGCCAGTTGTCAAACTAGTCTGGCTCTCCAAAAAATATCCTGACCGTTTTGCAAGCGCCGTGCGGGTGGTTTCGATCAAAGAATACGTGCTGTACCACCTATGTAATGAGTGGGTAGTGGATTTATCAATTGCTTCAACAACAGGTTTTTTGAATTTGGAAAAACAGGACTGGGACCCAGGTGCTTTGCAAACTGCGGGTATCCAGGTCAGCCAACTTTCGCAAATTGTGCCGACGACCTATCAGCTCAAGATGCAGCCAGGCTACGCCAAAAAGATGAATATTGCAGCGGGCACCCCGGTAATTGTAGGGGCTAGCGATGGTGTGCTGGCTAATCTAGGGGTGGGTGCGATCGCACCTAAAACAGCTGCCATTACCTTGGGGACAAGTGGCGCAGTGCGCCGAGTAGTAGACAAACCCAAAACAGAAAGCGAAGCGCAGCTATTTTGCTACGCGCTAACGAAGTCGCGCTGGGTGATGGGCGGCGCAGTGAACAACGGCGGATTTACTTTACAATGGACAAAAGATAGCCTCGTACCCTATTCGATACCGCCGGATGAAGCGTTAGAAGCCACCGTAGAACCGAGTCACTCTACCTACGAACGACTAACTAAGATGGCACAAAAGGTCCCGCCCGGCTCCGAAGGTCTTATTTTCCATCCTCACCTATTAGGGGCCAGATCACCGCTGTGGGATGCTCAGGCTCGGGCTAATTTCTTCGGGTTGGGACGTAATCACGGTCAAGCTCACCTTGTAAGAGCAGTCATGGAAGGGGTAATCTACAACCTACACTCTGTCTTTGTGGCACTAGAATCGGCAAGCGGCGAGGTAGAAACGCTACGTGCATCGGGTGGATTTGCACTTTCAGGTCTGTGGCAGCAGATCCTAGCGGACGTTTTCAATCGGCAGATCCTGGTACCCGAAGTAATCGAGAGTTCGGCATTTGGCGCAGCAGTAATCGCCCTTGTGGCTTTGGGTGAGTGGGCAACACTAGAAGAAGTTGATAAGCGAGTTGCGATCGCCTGCATCCGAAATCCTATTCCAGAGAACGTAGAAAGGTACCAAAAAATATTGCCAATCTATGGCAGTTTACTATCCGATCTAAAGCAACACTATGAGAGCTTACAGCAGGCCATTCATAGCTGA
- a CDS encoding DUF4383 domain-containing protein, producing the protein MSGEKKCALALGLIFTVLGVAGFIPSIVSLPSSAISGGAPISADQLPTTVGANYGAAYLRGFGYLFGLFPTNLLHNIAHLAIGITGLYSATGDRGAFNYNRFFAISYLALGIMGLIPVANRLFGLMPIFGNNVWLNLATGAIAAYYAFVWHPQNADPTVQ; encoded by the coding sequence ATGTCTGGTGAAAAGAAGTGCGCTTTAGCGCTAGGTCTTATTTTTACGGTCTTAGGAGTAGCCGGGTTTATTCCGTCTATTGTTTCTCTACCGTCTTCTGCAATATCGGGAGGTGCGCCTATTAGTGCCGATCAACTTCCTACAACAGTAGGCGCTAACTATGGCGCTGCGTATTTACGAGGATTTGGCTACTTGTTCGGTCTCTTCCCAACTAATTTGTTGCACAACATCGCTCACCTGGCGATAGGGATAACGGGTTTATATTCTGCAACAGGTGATCGCGGCGCTTTTAATTACAACAGATTCTTCGCTATTAGCTACCTAGCCCTAGGGATCATGGGTTTAATTCCAGTCGCTAACCGCTTGTTTGGGCTAATGCCTATCTTTGGTAACAATGTTTGGTTGAATCTGGCAACTGGTGCGATCGCTGCCTACTATGCATTTGTGTGGCATCCTCAGAATGCAGACCCAACTGTTCAATAG
- a CDS encoding YidH family protein, whose amino-acid sequence MDRQREHQANERTFLAWLRTSISLIGFGFAIARFGLFLQEFQSNNGTSEVSAANSQLLGLGLVVSGVAIIVLAGWRYNQVFHQIERGSYQPDRWTIWILAGLVTLLGLLSIPLLLGQRSASPKPSALLFDFKRRVSSLNR is encoded by the coding sequence ATGGACCGACAAAGAGAACATCAGGCCAACGAGCGAACATTTCTAGCTTGGCTAAGGACGTCGATTTCTCTAATCGGGTTTGGGTTTGCGATCGCCCGCTTTGGCCTTTTTCTACAAGAGTTTCAATCTAACAATGGAACTTCTGAGGTGTCAGCAGCTAACTCACAATTATTAGGTCTTGGCCTTGTGGTTTCAGGCGTAGCTATCATCGTCTTAGCTGGCTGGCGCTATAATCAAGTGTTTCATCAGATTGAGCGCGGTTCATATCAGCCTGACCGTTGGACCATTTGGATATTGGCTGGATTGGTTACTCTGTTAGGTCTTTTAAGTATTCCTCTTCTTCTAGGTCAGCGTTCTGCTAGTCCAAAACCGTCCGCTTTGCTTTTCGATTTTAAAAGGCGAGTTTCTAGCTTGAATAGATAG
- a CDS encoding metal-sensitive transcriptional regulator, protein MNLPSLNLPSHQSPHPHVHSEDSLKKLVNRLSRLEGHIRGIKTMVQENRPCPDVLIQVAAVRGGLDRVARMILDEHLSECITRAAAEGNIEEEIEALKTALDRFAI, encoded by the coding sequence TTGAACCTACCTAGTTTGAACCTACCTAGTCATCAGAGTCCGCATCCTCACGTTCATAGCGAAGACTCTTTAAAGAAACTTGTAAATCGATTGTCGCGTTTGGAAGGCCATATTCGCGGTATCAAGACAATGGTTCAGGAAAATAGGCCGTGTCCAGATGTTTTGATTCAAGTAGCCGCAGTGCGTGGTGGATTAGACCGAGTAGCTCGAATGATTTTGGATGAGCACTTGAGCGAGTGCATTACCAGAGCTGCTGCCGAAGGCAATATTGAAGAAGAGATAGAAGCGCTAAAGACCGCTCTAGACCGCTTTGCCATTTAG
- the cbiM gene encoding cobalt transporter CbiM produces the protein MHIPDGIVPAQVCIAGYGVTGLFTWYSLRQINKRSDPSVKIPKASLLTAAFFVASSIYIPIPPSSVHLVLNGLLGVVLGYFAFPAILIGLFFQALMVGHGGLTTLGINASMMGLPALLAYYIFQLRTVGNRKKETANERGTKLRVGFFAFLGGAVGLFLAALIFTGIVITTVPAEFDFETERAAITALLLLHVPLALLEGTFTAMLATFLYRVKPELLAGR, from the coding sequence GTGCATATCCCAGATGGCATCGTTCCAGCACAAGTTTGTATTGCAGGCTATGGGGTGACGGGCCTTTTTACCTGGTATTCACTGCGTCAAATCAATAAACGGAGCGATCCTAGTGTCAAGATTCCTAAAGCCTCTTTACTCACAGCGGCCTTCTTTGTTGCCTCTTCTATCTATATTCCGATCCCACCTAGCAGTGTTCATCTGGTGTTGAATGGTCTTCTAGGCGTTGTGCTAGGCTATTTTGCGTTTCCAGCGATTTTAATTGGGCTATTTTTTCAGGCCCTAATGGTTGGCCACGGTGGACTAACGACTCTAGGCATAAATGCCAGCATGATGGGGCTTCCGGCATTGCTGGCCTACTATATCTTTCAGCTAAGAACGGTTGGAAATCGAAAAAAAGAGACCGCAAATGAACGGGGCACCAAACTAAGAGTGGGCTTTTTCGCTTTCTTAGGCGGCGCAGTTGGCCTGTTTCTCGCTGCGCTGATTTTTACGGGGATCGTAATTACGACGGTGCCGGCTGAGTTCGACTTCGAGACGGAGAGAGCAGCGATCACAGCACTGCTACTTTTGCATGTTCCCCTTGCCCTGTTAGAAGGAACTTTTACAGCAATGCTGGCTACCTTTTTGTATCGAGTGAAGCCAGAACTATTAGCGGGGAGATAG
- the cbiQ gene encoding cobalt ECF transporter T component CbiQ: protein MAMANFETYVSGRSRLHSWTPRLKLVSLGLLMFAFAAIRGLPLVLPMLCFTAILYFLSELPFSFLLKRLRYPGLFILMVVLVLPFSSGETILWQWGALALRQEGVEAMVLIVGRFLSILTLGFVLLGTTPFVTLLRALRSLGLPNLIADMTLLTYRYLFETAEMLSTMQRSMRLRGFGQQRRRFRLQRQDLQRLAGLLGTLLIRSYERSERVYKAMQLRGYGQLKQPVLKASVDSSSVLLTGLCIIAALSFVVADFSLSAPNL, encoded by the coding sequence ATGGCTATGGCCAACTTTGAAACTTATGTCAGCGGGCGATCGCGTCTGCATAGCTGGACGCCAAGGCTAAAGCTAGTCAGCTTGGGCTTGCTGATGTTTGCCTTTGCCGCTATCAGAGGGCTTCCTCTGGTGTTGCCGATGCTGTGTTTTACGGCGATTTTGTATTTCCTTTCCGAGCTCCCTTTTTCTTTCTTGCTCAAACGATTGCGCTATCCAGGACTGTTCATCCTTATGGTGGTCCTGGTTTTACCTTTCTCCTCTGGAGAGACGATCCTCTGGCAGTGGGGCGCTCTGGCTTTACGTCAAGAAGGCGTCGAAGCTATGGTACTAATCGTGGGTCGCTTTCTTTCTATTTTGACGCTAGGGTTTGTTTTGCTAGGGACTACGCCTTTCGTGACTTTGCTGCGGGCACTGCGATCGCTAGGCTTACCCAATTTGATTGCAGATATGACCCTATTGACCTATCGCTACCTGTTTGAAACCGCAGAAATGCTCAGTACCATGCAGCGCTCAATGCGACTAAGAGGATTCGGACAGCAGCGTCGTCGGTTTAGATTACAGCGTCAGGATTTGCAGAGACTTGCAGGACTGTTAGGCACTTTGCTAATCCGCAGCTATGAGCGCTCTGAGCGCGTGTATAAAGCAATGCAGCTACGTGGCTACGGACAGCTAAAGCAACCTGTACTAAAGGCATCAGTCGATAGTAGCAGTGTACTGTTAACCGGGCTTTGTATCATTGCAGCGCTAAGCTTTGTGGTCGCAGACTTTTCTTTATCAGCTCCAAACCTATAA